Proteins found in one Xyrauchen texanus isolate HMW12.3.18 chromosome 30, RBS_HiC_50CHRs, whole genome shotgun sequence genomic segment:
- the galca gene encoding galactocerebrosidase — translation MHTHSLLYIIFCTLGVSAEFYVIDDRIGLGREFDGIGGLSGGGATSRLLVNYEEPYRSQILDFLFKPNFGASLHILKVEIGGDAQTTDGTEPSHMHSKDDVDFYRGYEWWLMKEAKKRNPYIKLIGLPWAFPGWVGQQTQWPYFFPNITANYVVSWIIGAKQHHNLDIDYVGIWNEKEYDATYIKVLRDTLDQNGLTDVGIIAADGDWGISKAMAQDPYLNDAIEVIGVHYPGTNTVKEALWTEKKLWSSEDYSTFNDDIGAGCWARILNQNYLNGRMTSTISWNLIASYYEDLSFGGDGLMTAEQPWSGHYVVESPIWITAHTTQFAQPGWFYLQTVGNLTQGGSYVALTDRRGNLTIVIETMTHDHSQCIRPPLPQFDVSPQTVTFQLKGSFAHVTELQVWYSKLDFETKNATLFQQRGPVKVYNGFFTLKLDVDEVYTITTVITGNRGFYKEPPKSSPFPKNYSDDFKIDNPPFSEAPYFADQTGVFEYFRNVTDKGLHAFTLRQVITEQPVTWARDADQTISIIGDYNWTDLNVSCDVLIETPNTGGVFLAARVDQGGESVRQAKGVFYWLYSNGTFKVTNDISGHRVLAEGLSGTKAGIWYTLTLSVKGYFASGMLNGYPLWKNAVVLEPKRGWAALGTYSFEYAQFDNFNVNAD, via the exons atgcacacacacagtctgcTATATATAATCTTTTGTACTCTCGGAGTCTCGGCTGAGTTTTATGTTATAGATGATCGCATCGGATTAGGGAGGGAATTTGATGGAATTGGTGGATTGAGCGGAGGAGGG GCCACTTCACGTCTTCTTGTAAACTATGAAGAACCGTATCGCAGTCAAATACTTGACTTCTTGTTCAAG CCCAATTTTGGAGCTTCATTGCACATCCTAAAGGTAGAAATTGGAGGTGATGCACAAACCACag ATGGCACAGAACCCTCTCACATGCACAGTAAAGATGATGTGGATTTTTACCGTGGATATGAATGGTGGCTCATGAAAGAAGCCAAGAAGAGAAATCCATATATCAAACTGATTG GTCTGCCCTGGGCATTTCCAGGATGGGTTGGTCAGCAGACTCAATGGCCTTACTTTTTCCCAAATATTACTGCTAACTATGTTGTTTCCTGGATTATTGGGGCAAAGCAGCATCATAACTTGGATATCGATTATGTTGGG ATATGGAATGAAAAGGAATATGATGCTACATACATTAAG GTGCTGCGAGACACTTTGGATCAAAACGGTTTGACTGATGTTGGAATTATTGCTGCAGATGGGGACTGGGGTATTTCTAAAGCCATGGCCCAGGATCCGTATCTAAATGATGCCATTGAGGTGATCGG TGTGCACTACCCAGGCACCAACACTGTTAAAGAAGCGCTGTGGACAGAGAAGAAGCTTTGGTCCTCTGAAGATTACAGCACGTTCAATGACGACATTGGTGCTGGATGCTGGGCGCGAATTCTAAACCAGAATTACCTGAACGGCAGAATGACTTC GACTATATCCTGGAATCTAATAGCAAGTTACTATGAGGATCTGTCCTTTGGTGGAGATGGGCTGATGACAGCAGAGCAGCCCTGGAGTGGACATTATGTAGTGGAATCTCCCATATGGATTACTG CACACACAACTCAGTTTGCGCAGCCAGGCTGGTTTTATCTGCAAACTGTGGGGAATCTCACACAAGGAGGAAGTTATGTGGCCTTAACAGACCGCAGAGGGAATCTTACCATTGTCATCGAAACCATG ACACACGATCACTCTCAGTGCATTCGACCTCCTCTACCACAATTTGACGTCTCCCCTCAGACAGTCACATTTCAGCTCAAAGGATCTTTT GCACATGTCACTGAACTTCAAGTGTGGTACTCAAAATTGGATTTTGAGACCAAAAACGCTACACTTTTTCAACAGAGAGGTCCTGTTAAG GTTTATAATGGTTTCTTCACCTTAAAACTAGATGTTGATGAAGTTTACACAATCACAACAGTCATTACAGGAAACCGAGGCTTTTACAAAGAGCCCCCGAAATCTTCTCCATTTCCAAAGAATTATTCAGATGATTTTAAAATTG ATAACCCTCCATTCTCGGAAGCCCCATATTTTGCTGATCAAACTGGCGTGTTTGAGTACTTCAGAAATGTCACAGATAAAGGCCTGCATGCCTTTACCTTGCGGCAGGTGATCACTGAACAGCCAGTCACATGGGCAAGAGATGCAGACCAGACCATCAGCATCATTGGAGACTACAATTG GACAGACCTCAATGTGTCCTGTGATGTCCTCATTGAAACTCCCAACACTGGAGGTGTGTTCCTGGCAGCAAGGGTTGATCAAGGAGGGGAATCCGTCAGACAAGCCAAGGGTGTCTTTTATTGGCTTTATTCAAACGGAACATTTAAAGTGACAAATGACATAA gtggaCATAGAGTTCTTGCTGAAGGGCTGTCAGGAACAAAGGCAGGCATTTGGTATACATTAACCCTTAGTGTCAAG GGTTATTTTGCCTCTGGGATGCTGAACGGATACCCGCTGTGGAAGAACGCTGTTGTTTTGGAACCCAAGAGGGGCTGGGCTGCACTCGGAACTTACTCTTTTGAATATGCACAGTTTGATAATTTTAATGTGAATGCGGATTGA